Proteins encoded together in one Anguilla anguilla isolate fAngAng1 chromosome 9, fAngAng1.pri, whole genome shotgun sequence window:
- the LOC118235395 gene encoding insulin-like codes for MASCLPVISLLVLLILSSPGVHVASTQHLCGSHLVEALYLVCGDNGFFFNPKTKRHLDPLLGFLSPKSGQENEVDDFPYKGQGELKVKRGIVEQCCHKPCNIFDLQNYCNLRPSATKATLLNQEPLLSESI; via the exons ATGGCATCCTGCCTGCCAGTAATCTCTCTACTGGTGCTGCTCATCCTGTCCAGTCCCGGGGTCCATGTCGCGTCAACCCAACACCTGTGTGGGTCTCACCTGGTTGAAGCCCTCTACCTGGTGTGCGGAGATAATGGGTTCTTCTTCAACCCCAAGACCAAGCGGCACCTGGACCCTCTGCTGG GATTCCTCTCTCCAAAATCAGGCCAGGAGAATGAGGTGGACGATTTCCCCTACAAAGGCCAGGGGGAACTGAAGGTGAAGAGGGGCATCGTGGAGCAGTGCTGTCACAAGCCCTGCAACATCTTCGACTTACAGAATTACTGCAACCTCCGGCCCTCAGCAACCAAAGCCACGCTATTAAACCAAGAGCCTCTTCTTTCTGAAAGCATTTAA